A window from Mya arenaria isolate MELC-2E11 chromosome 9, ASM2691426v1 encodes these proteins:
- the LOC128203319 gene encoding uncharacterized protein LOC128203319 gives MASYRELLKEKEAQNWVKAALALNITKDGLQDFLEDVLTCVHQDIYSTVRTSKGLPSGAACVHCFTENVLKCPTRGICTSTRNCRFHPQKLYAPCPNGICEGVRDEIVKHHRFSGPSWKNTNADKWSTIPWEIGKCFLPPDGYKTVSSIKDSDFNGVISVMINCEDFKTKLSFNVATQQNLLTEVRDIGRRVRPSNDQRVKDTELVDFLFKLRILLEDKTELANRPEAQHAVEQLKKLQTDDFKLSAENEGEILKEGLRLRLANHYRTTLADMPISPILGEKKAKLDKFYVAPKIVEKNYRKIGKNDKEGSGKDVVKISDVFLGKGQLLRNVFLVGEPGNGKSTFSVMCALDWTHQHLPAEENVGIKTSFADPEFFKEFAFLFHVTLRDSGKTCDLAQMIKDQLIRKIYHERDADDGYRLLQTVLDCETCLIIADGLDEWTHPENVNCTCKTEEKVTPFRNSANKATLLTTTRPWRMSQFRVQDSKIDKYLEIEGAADTKQLVENIINILNGGNEDERTTWAFMNMVSAKGLEGLLSAPISTTQLVCLWFEGKLLTDSKCDIYARVINMLSCRLSYMQSGNNIPEIELPSVLKEHECFVQNPMVYLVLAKLAYTTLYSECRDSSVVFSNKTVNALLSRKQVEFALKSGLLTEKKSNSLIKRSSHFSFFHKTLQEFLAALHLCLNENDFSQLSNKYEHDNKENILGDVSQTFIFICGMKPELGVQMSSWINSSIPPYQPSLDNREARLLQDLILSGHREARANNYGDVPLYLTHFWIYSNQDVVVFKKLMMINKERIQSLEIHQCNDQNNGEELQEMITSSSDSLKAVELCDRDGQYDLSQCHRLEHLYIGGDDTTRVQVDPTHITTCDLEYVSSNVEMYILRLFKDDQRRSKPQHVELRNVKNVQLLVDTLPSLPQLQHLEIWYTDLGELHLLPPASITDITLGLVTMTAEAVRSLIETMKNIPHTITCDMGNCWVEPASEMKDIREHMNSSPSFEVLKFGHTWGLLDFRFTKM, from the exons ATGGCCTCATATAGAGAATTATTAAAGGAGAAGGAAGCCCAGAACTGGGTAAAGGCTGCCCTCGCCCTCAACATCACCAAGGACGGATTACAAGATTTTCTGGAGGATGTACTGACATGCGTTCACCAGGACATCTATAGCACCGTTAGAACATCCAAGGGTCTTCCATCCGGGGCAGCATGTGTCCATTGTTTCACAGAAAACGTGTTGAAGTGCCCAACTCGTGGAATATGTACCAGTACTAGAAACTGTAGATTTCATCCTCAAAAACTGTACGCTCCTTGTCCAAATGGGATTTGTGAAGGCGTCCGTGATGAAATAGTCAAACATCACAGGTTTTCGGGACCATCATGGAAGAATACGAATGCCGACAAATGGAGCACCATTCCCTGGGAGATAGGCAAGTGTTTCCTGCCTCCCGATGGCTACAAGACCGTGTCCTCCATCAAAGACAGTGACTTTAACGGAGTGATCAGCGTCATGATAAATTGCGAGGATTTCAAAACCAAACTGTCATTTAACGTTGCGACACAGCAAAATTTATTAACAGAG gTTCGAGACATTGGTCGACGCGTACGCCCCTCCAATGACCAGAGAGTCAAGGACACAGAACTAGTGGACTTCCTGTTCAAGCTACGCATCCTGCTGGAGGATAAGACTGAACTAGCAAACCGACCCGAGGCACAACATGCCgtggaacagcttaagaag CTGCAAACAGACGATTTCAAGCTCAGTGCTGAGAACGAAGGGGAGATATTGAAGGAAG GACTGCGACTACGTTTGGCAAACCATTATCGAACCACTTTGGCCGACATGCCGATATCTCCCATTCTTGGAGAAAAGAAAGCCAAACTCGACAAATTCTACGTGGCACCGAAAATTGTGGAGAAAAATTATAGAAAAATCGGCAAAAATGACAAGGAAGGAAGCGGTAAAGATGTTGTAAAAATTTCAGATGTTTTCCTAGGAAAAGGTCAGTTGCTCagaaatgttttccttgttggGGAACCGGGAAACGGAAAATCCACATTCTCCGTAATGTGTGCCCTGGATTGGACTCACCAGCATTTACCAGCGGAGGAAAACGTCGGTATTAAAACAAGCTTTGCCGACCCAGAATTCTTCAaagagtttgcatttttgttccATGTCACCCTACGAGATTCAGGTAAAACGTGTGATCTAGCACAAATGATCAAGGATCAACTTATACGTAAAATCTACCACGAGAGGGATGCCGATGATGGCTACCGGCTCTTACAGACGGTGCTGGATTgtgaaacatgtttaatcatAGCTGACGGCCTCGACGAATGGACCCATCCGGAAAACGTAAACTGTACCTGCAAAACTGAGGAAAAAGTCACCCCTTTCCGAAATTCGGCCAACAAGGCCACACTCCTCACGACAACGCGTCCCTGGCGAATGTCACAGTTTAGAGTGCAGGATTCAAAGATCgacaaatatcttgaaatagaaGGAGCTGCAGACACAAAGCAACTCGtggaaaatatcatcaacattctTAATGGGGGAAATGAGGATGAACGAACAACATGGGCTTTCATGAACATGGTGTCAGCGAAAGGTCTTGAAGGATTATTGTCGGCACCTATCAGTACCACCCAGCTCGTGTGCCTGTGGTTCGAGGGCAAATTGTTAACCGAttcaaaatgtgacatttatgcTCGCGTGATAAACATGCTATCATGTAGACTTAGTTATATGCAAAGCGGGAATAACATTCCGGAAATTGAACTGCCATCTGTATTAAAGGAACACGAATGCTTCGTGCAAAATCCCATGGTTTACCTTGTGCTGGCGAAGTTAGCATACACAACTTTGTATTCAGAGTGCAGAGATTCGTCTGTTGTTTTCAGCAACAAAACAGTCAACGCTTTGTTAAGCAGGAAGCAGGTTGAATTTGCATTGAAGTCTGGCTTACTCACGGAGAAGAAATCCAACTCATTAATCAAGAGATCATCTCACTTTTcattctttcataaaacacttcaagaGTTTTTAGCGGctcttcatttatgtttaaatgaaaacgacTTCAGTCAGCTATCAAACAAGTACGAACACGATAATAAGGAAAATATCTTGGGAGATGTTTctcagacatttattttcatatgtggaATGAAGCCCGAGCTCGGTGTACAAATGTCTTCATGGATCAATAGTTCTATACCACCATACCAACCATCACTCGACAATAGAGAGGCTAGACTACTACAGGACCTGATTCTCTCCGGGCACCGTGAAGCCAGGGCGAACAACTATGGTGACGTACCGCTCTATCTCACACACTTCTGGATTTATAGTAACCAGGATGTCGTAGTGTTTAAAAAGCTGATGATGATAAACAAGGAACGTATTCAGTCACTAGAGATCCATCAATGCAATGATCAAAATAATGGGGAAGAGCTGCAGGAGATGATCACATCCTCCTCCGACTCCCTCAAAGCAGTGGAACTGTGTGACCGTGATGGGCAGTATGACCTGTCCCAGTGTCACAGGCTGGAACATCTGTATATAGGGGGAGACGATACAACACGTGTGCAGGTTGATCCAACACATATTACAACATGTGACTTAGAGTATGTATCatcaaatgttgaaatgtacatattaagattatttaaaGACGATCAAAGGAGGAGTAAACCACAACATGTTGAGTTACGTAACGTTAAGAATGTCCAGTTACTTGTGGATACACTACCAAGTCTCCCTCAGTTACAACACCTTGAGATATGGTATACAGATCTAGGTGAGCTCCACCTCCTCCCTCCAGCCTCCATCACCGATATTACACTTGGGTTGGTGACAATGACAGCGGAGGCGGTGCGGAGTCTGATAGAGACGATGAAGAACATACCACACACCATTACATGCGACATGGGGAACTGCTGGGTGGAACCTGCCAGTGAGATGAAAGACATCCGAGAACATATGAACAGTTCGCCGTCATTCGAGGTTCTCAAGTTTGGCCATACGTGGGGATTGCTTGATTTCAGATTCaccaaaatgtga